The following are encoded in a window of Oncorhynchus mykiss isolate Arlee chromosome 11, USDA_OmykA_1.1, whole genome shotgun sequence genomic DNA:
- the snx16 gene encoding sorting nexin-16 isoform X2, translating into MSSPFVPVPVSIRDRTLPGTNGKPRRGPQRTSSLNSVSSSSESSSTRGPGDEILGPGRDPGRRGNRVGGPRSQSSERGCCFTSPPSLLQCQSPVTRARLNGLGLDPTVEYSTSSRKNMDQESPPGPPGSITGSSAWEERPITPTVLGYEVMEERAKLTVYKVLVRKTQNESWVVFRRYTDFSRLNDKLKEVFPGFRLSLPPKRWFKDNYNSDFLEDRQLGLQAFLQNLVAHKDVANCIAVREFLCLDDPPGPFDSLEESRAFCETLEESNYRLQKELVEKQREISSLKKRLEEKDRHIHLLKKRLSGESLTPESQSGLSAQGSDSSVDADGDVESSTAEADQDIMSEENG; encoded by the exons ATGTCCTCGCCCTTCGTGCCTGTACCTGTCTCCATCAGAGATAGGACCCTGCCAGGGACCAATGGGAAGCCCAGGCGGGGCCCTCAGAGGACCTCATCTTTGAACAGTGTCTCCAGCAGCTCTGAGTCCTCCTCCACTAGAGGCCCCGGGGATGAGATCCTGGGCCCTGGCCGTGACCCTGGGAGGAGAGGGAATCGAGTCGGAGGGCCTCGATCCCAAAGCTCAGAGAGAGGCTGCTGCTTCACTTCTCCACCCTCCCTGTTGCAGTGTCAGAGCCCAGTGACCCGGGCCAGGCTGAACGGGCTGGGGCTGGACCCCACAGTGGAGTACTCCACCTCCTCCCGGAAAAACATGGATCAGGAATCACCACCAGGACCTCCAGGATCCATCACAGGGTCCTCAGCCTGGGAAGAGAGGCCCATTACCCCTACCGTGCTGGGCTACGAGGTCATGGAGGAGCGGGCCAAGTTGacg GTGTATAAGGTCCTGGTGAGGAAGACTCAGAATGAAAGTTGGGTGGTTTTCAGAAGATACACTGACTTCTCCAGACTCAACGACAAG CTGAAGGAGGTGTTCCCAGGGTTCAGACTGTCTCTGCCTCCAAAGCGCTGGTTCAAAGACAACTACAACTCTGACTTCCTAGAGGACAGACAGCTGGGCCTGCAGGCCTTCCTACAGAACCTGGTGGCACACAAAGACGTTGCCAACTG CATAGCAGTGCGAGAGTTCCTGTGTTTAGATGATCCACCAGGTCCTTTTGACAGTCTGGAGGAGAGCCGG GCATTCTGTGAGACTCTGGAGGAGAGTAACTATCGTCTGCAGAAAGAGCTGgttgagaagcagagagagattaGCTCCCTCAAGAAGAGACTGGAGGAGAAGGACCGTCACATCCACCTTCTGAAGAAGCGCCTCAG CGGGGAGTCTCTGACCCCAGAGAGCCAGAGTGGGTTGTCAGCTCAGGGCAGTGATAGCAGCGTAGACGCAGATGGGGACGTGGAGTCATCAACCGCCGAGGCAGACCAGGACATTATGTCAGAGGAGAacgg ATGA
- the snx16 gene encoding sorting nexin-16 isoform X1, protein MSSPFVPVPVSIRDRTLPGTNGKPRRGPQRTSSLNSVSSSSESSSTRGPGDEILGPGRDPGRRGNRVGGPRSQSSERGCCFTSPPSLLQCQSPVTRARLNGLGLDPTVEYSTSSRKNMDQESPPGPPGSITGSSAWEERPITPTVLGYEVMEERAKLTVYKVLVRKTQNESWVVFRRYTDFSRLNDKLKEVFPGFRLSLPPKRWFKDNYNSDFLEDRQLGLQAFLQNLVAHKDVANCIAVREFLCLDDPPGPFDSLEESRAFCETLEESNYRLQKELVEKQREISSLKKRLEEKDRHIHLLKKRLSGESLTPESQSGLSAQGSDSSVDADGDVESSTAEADQDIMSEENGKCEAHPSLRVSGCWCGPATGSSPPVIEVTQVCDARLEH, encoded by the exons ATGTCCTCGCCCTTCGTGCCTGTACCTGTCTCCATCAGAGATAGGACCCTGCCAGGGACCAATGGGAAGCCCAGGCGGGGCCCTCAGAGGACCTCATCTTTGAACAGTGTCTCCAGCAGCTCTGAGTCCTCCTCCACTAGAGGCCCCGGGGATGAGATCCTGGGCCCTGGCCGTGACCCTGGGAGGAGAGGGAATCGAGTCGGAGGGCCTCGATCCCAAAGCTCAGAGAGAGGCTGCTGCTTCACTTCTCCACCCTCCCTGTTGCAGTGTCAGAGCCCAGTGACCCGGGCCAGGCTGAACGGGCTGGGGCTGGACCCCACAGTGGAGTACTCCACCTCCTCCCGGAAAAACATGGATCAGGAATCACCACCAGGACCTCCAGGATCCATCACAGGGTCCTCAGCCTGGGAAGAGAGGCCCATTACCCCTACCGTGCTGGGCTACGAGGTCATGGAGGAGCGGGCCAAGTTGacg GTGTATAAGGTCCTGGTGAGGAAGACTCAGAATGAAAGTTGGGTGGTTTTCAGAAGATACACTGACTTCTCCAGACTCAACGACAAG CTGAAGGAGGTGTTCCCAGGGTTCAGACTGTCTCTGCCTCCAAAGCGCTGGTTCAAAGACAACTACAACTCTGACTTCCTAGAGGACAGACAGCTGGGCCTGCAGGCCTTCCTACAGAACCTGGTGGCACACAAAGACGTTGCCAACTG CATAGCAGTGCGAGAGTTCCTGTGTTTAGATGATCCACCAGGTCCTTTTGACAGTCTGGAGGAGAGCCGG GCATTCTGTGAGACTCTGGAGGAGAGTAACTATCGTCTGCAGAAAGAGCTGgttgagaagcagagagagattaGCTCCCTCAAGAAGAGACTGGAGGAGAAGGACCGTCACATCCACCTTCTGAAGAAGCGCCTCAG CGGGGAGTCTCTGACCCCAGAGAGCCAGAGTGGGTTGTCAGCTCAGGGCAGTGATAGCAGCGTAGACGCAGATGGGGACGTGGAGTCATCAACCGCCGAGGCAGACCAGGACATTATGTCAGAGGAGAacgg
- the idi1 gene encoding isopentenyl-diphosphate Delta-isomerase 1 isoform X2: MVRGLWAVLRVVSSEGRALLKPNIPVSGGLGIPRNPIFHSTSVSLRNISSEVRKLRGSAVGMPEINTDNLDEKQVQLLAEMCILIDENDQKTGAESKKNCHLNSNIDKGLLHRAFSVFLFNSEDKLLLQQRSDAKITFPGCYTNTCCSHPLYTSSELEELEAIGVRRAASRRLEAELGIPMDQVPPEEMTYLTRIHYKAQSDGVWGEHEIDYILFMQKDIEVNPDPNEIKTHCYVTKEELKEMLKKAKNNELLITPWFSLIAETFLFQWWDNLQNLKQFMDHDKIHRM, translated from the exons ATGGTGCGCGGCTTGTGGGCGGTGCTTCGGGTGGTGTCCAGTGAGGGACGGGCTTTGTTAAAGCCAAATATACCTGTTTCTGGAGGACTAGGCATTCCAAGAAATCCTATATTTCACTCCACGTCTGTCTCTTTGAGGAATATATCAAG TGAGGTGAGAAAGCTGCGAGGGTCTGCAGTCGGGATGCCTGAAATTAATACAGATAACCTGGACGAGAAGCAGGTCCAGCTGCTGGCAGAGATGTGTATCCTTATTGATGAGAACGACCAGAAGACTGGAGCAGAAAGCAAAAAGAACTGCCACCTCAACTCTAATATTGACAAAG GCTTATTGCATCGTGCATTCAGCGTCTTCCTTTTCAACAGTGAAGACAAGCTGCTCTTACAGCAGAGATCTGATGCTAAGATCACTTTTCCAG GGTGTTATACCAACACATGCTGCAGTCACCCCTTATACACATCCAGTGAGCTGGAGGAGCTAGAGGCCATCGGGGTGAGGAGAGCTGCATCAAGACGACTGGAAGCAGAGCTGGGAATTCCCATGGATCAG GTTCCACCAGAGGAGATGACCTATTTGACCCGTATCCACTACAAGGCCCAGTCAGACGGTGTGTGGGGGGAACATGAGATCGACTACATCCTCTTCATGCAGAAAGACATAGAGGTGAACCCAGACCCCAACGAGATCAAgacccactgttatgtcaccaaaGAGGAGCTGAAAGAGATGCTGAAGAAGGCCAAGAACAACGAGTTACTGATCACGCCCTGGTTCAGCCTTATCGCAGAGACCTTCCTGTTCCAGTGGTGGGACAACCTGCAGAACCTCAAACAGTTCATGGATCATGACAAAATACACAGGATGTGA
- the idi1 gene encoding isopentenyl-diphosphate Delta-isomerase 1 isoform X1 yields MVRGLWAVLRVVSSEGRALLKPNIPVSGGLGIPRNPIFHSTSVSLRNISSSEVRKLRGSAVGMPEINTDNLDEKQVQLLAEMCILIDENDQKTGAESKKNCHLNSNIDKGLLHRAFSVFLFNSEDKLLLQQRSDAKITFPGCYTNTCCSHPLYTSSELEELEAIGVRRAASRRLEAELGIPMDQVPPEEMTYLTRIHYKAQSDGVWGEHEIDYILFMQKDIEVNPDPNEIKTHCYVTKEELKEMLKKAKNNELLITPWFSLIAETFLFQWWDNLQNLKQFMDHDKIHRM; encoded by the exons ATGGTGCGCGGCTTGTGGGCGGTGCTTCGGGTGGTGTCCAGTGAGGGACGGGCTTTGTTAAAGCCAAATATACCTGTTTCTGGAGGACTAGGCATTCCAAGAAATCCTATATTTCACTCCACGTCTGTCTCTTTGAGGAATATATCAAG CAGTGAGGTGAGAAAGCTGCGAGGGTCTGCAGTCGGGATGCCTGAAATTAATACAGATAACCTGGACGAGAAGCAGGTCCAGCTGCTGGCAGAGATGTGTATCCTTATTGATGAGAACGACCAGAAGACTGGAGCAGAAAGCAAAAAGAACTGCCACCTCAACTCTAATATTGACAAAG GCTTATTGCATCGTGCATTCAGCGTCTTCCTTTTCAACAGTGAAGACAAGCTGCTCTTACAGCAGAGATCTGATGCTAAGATCACTTTTCCAG GGTGTTATACCAACACATGCTGCAGTCACCCCTTATACACATCCAGTGAGCTGGAGGAGCTAGAGGCCATCGGGGTGAGGAGAGCTGCATCAAGACGACTGGAAGCAGAGCTGGGAATTCCCATGGATCAG GTTCCACCAGAGGAGATGACCTATTTGACCCGTATCCACTACAAGGCCCAGTCAGACGGTGTGTGGGGGGAACATGAGATCGACTACATCCTCTTCATGCAGAAAGACATAGAGGTGAACCCAGACCCCAACGAGATCAAgacccactgttatgtcaccaaaGAGGAGCTGAAAGAGATGCTGAAGAAGGCCAAGAACAACGAGTTACTGATCACGCCCTGGTTCAGCCTTATCGCAGAGACCTTCCTGTTCCAGTGGTGGGACAACCTGCAGAACCTCAAACAGTTCATGGATCATGACAAAATACACAGGATGTGA
- the idi1 gene encoding isopentenyl-diphosphate Delta-isomerase 1 (The RefSeq protein has 3 substitutions compared to this genomic sequence) has product MCVLIIVGNRIEVRKLRGSAVGMPEINTDNLDEKQVQLLAEMCILIDENDQKTGAESKKNCHLNSNIDKGLLHRAFSVFLFNSEDKLLLQQRSDAKITFPGCYTNTCCSHPLHTSSELEELEAIGVRRAASRRLEAELGIPMDQVPPEEMTYLTRIHYKAQSDGVWGEHEIDYILFMQKDIEVNPDPNEIKTHCYVTKEELKEMLKKAKNNELLITPWFSLIAETFLFQWWDNLQNLKQFMEYDKIHRM; this is encoded by the exons ATGTGTGTACTGATAATCGTCGGAAACAGAAT TGAGGTGAGAAAGCTGCGAGGGTCTGCAGTCGGGATGCCTGAAATTAATACAGATAACCTGGACGAGAAGCAGGTCCAGCTGCTGGCAGAGATGTGTATCCTTATTGATGAGAACGACCAGAAGACTGGAGCAGAAAGCAAAAAGAACTGCCACCTCAACTCTAATATTGACAAAG GCTTATTGCATCGTGCATTCAGCGTCTTCCTTTTCAACAGTGAAGACAAGCTGCTCTTACAGCAGAGATCTGATGCTAAGATCACTTTTCCAG GGTGTTATACCAACACATGCTGCAGTCACCCCTTATACACATCCAGTGAGCTGGAGGAGCTAGAGGCCATCGGGGTGAGGAGAGCTGCATCAAGACGACTGGAAGCAGAGCTGGGAATTCCCATGGATCAG GTTCCACCAGAGGAGATGACCTATTTGACCCGTATCCACTACAAGGCCCAGTCAGACGGTGTGTGGGGGGAACATGAGATCGACTACATCCTCTTCATGCAGAAAGACATAGAGGTGAACCCAGACCCCAACGAGATCAAgacccactgttatgtcaccaaaGAGGAGCTGAAAGAGATGCTGAAGAAGGCCAAGAACAACGAGTTACTGATCACGCCCTGGTTCAGCCTTATCGCAGAGACCTTCCTGTTCCAGTGGTGGGACAACCTGCAGAACCTCAAACAGTTCATGGATCATGACAAAATACACAGGATGTGA
- the LOC110535530 gene encoding WD repeat-containing protein 37, with product MPVESGSSAAARHTKQKRKSHSLSIRRSNSTDQEQRTVTGMQRDMLDGQDSKLPLSLRSNLLDLFGQIEREFENLYIENLELRREIDTLNERLVSEGQTIDGGELSKGALKAKASHSTSQLSQKLMTTYKASTSKIVSSFKATTSRAVCQILREYVGHRDGIWDLAVTRNSPVVLGTASADHSAALWSIETGKCLLRYAGHAGSVNSIKFHPTEQMALTASGDQTAHIWRYMVQLPVIPPLADISALCDDELDFSDREDGDGDGEGPCSEVPTIRVATTTLKSHQGVVIAADWLVGGKQVVTASWDRAANLYEVETSELVHTLTGHDQELTHCCTHPSQRLVVTSSRDTTFRLWDFRDPSIHSVNVFQGHTDTVTSAVFTVGDNVVSGSDDRTVKVWDLKNMRSPIATIRTDSAVNRISVSANQRIIALPHDNRQVRLFDMTGVRLARLPRSNRQGHRRMVCCSVWNEENASCNLFTCGFDRQAIGWNINIPALLQEK from the exons ATGCCTGTAGAGAGTGGAAGCAGTGCCGCCGCCCGTCACACCAAGCAGAAGCGCAAGTCCCACAGCCTGTCCATTCGGCGCAGCAACAGCACTGACCAGGAGCAGCGCACAGTGACAGGCATGCAGAGAGATATGCTGGACGGACAG GACTCCAAGTTGCCTCTATCCTTGCGGAGCAATCTACTAGACCTGTTTGGCCAGATAGAGCGGGAGTTTGAGAATCTCTACATCGAAAACTTAGAAT TGCGCCGGGAAATTGATACACTCAACGAGCGCCTAGTATCCGAAGGACAAACTATCGATGGAGGAGAGCTGAGCAAAGGAGCTCTGAAAGCGAAAG CCAGTCACAGTACCAGCCAGCTCTCTCAGAAACTGATGACCACGTACAAAGCCTCCACGAGCAAG ATAGTGTCGAGTTTCAAAGCCACCACGTCCAGAGCTGTGTGTCAGATCCTGAGGGAGTATGTGGGCCACCGGGATGGCATCTGGGACCTGGCGGTCACACGGAACTCACCTGTGGTTCTTGGGACCGCATCAGCAG ACCACTCTGCTGCTCTGTGGAGTATAGAGACAGGAAAATGTCTGCTTAGATATGCTGGCCATGCCGGATCAGTCAACTCCATCAAGTTTCACCCTACGGAACAGATGGCCCTGACAG CGTCTGGGGACCAGACGGCTCACATCTGGCGCTACATGGTGCAACTGCCCGTCATCCCGCCTCTAGCAGATATCAGC GCACTGTGTGACGACGAGCTGGACTTCTCAGACAGGGAGGATGGTGACGGGGACGGGGAGGGTCCGTGCAGTGAGGTCCCCACCATCCGCGTGGCCACCACCACCTTGAAGAGCCACCAAGGGGTGGTCATCGCTGCAGACTGGCTGGTAGGGGGCAAGCAGGTGGTCACTGCTTCCTGGGACCGGGCTGCCAACCTATATGAGGTCGAGACCTCAGAGCTGGTCCACACACTGACAG gcCACGACCAGGAGCTGACCCACTGCTGTACCCATCCAAGCCAGCGTCTGGTGGTCACCTCGTCCAGAGACACCACCTTCCGTCTGTGGGACTTCAGAGACCCCTCCATCCACTCTGTTAACGTGTTTCAGGGACACACCga caCGGTGACGTCAGCTGTGTTCACAGTGGGGGACAACGTGGTTTCGGGGAGTGACGATCGCACCGTCAAGGTGTGGGACTTGAAGAACATGAGGTCGCCCATAGCAACCATCCGCACGGACTCTGCTGTTAACAG GATAAGTGTCTCAGCCAACCAAAGAATCATCGCTCTCCCACACGACAATCGGCAAGTCAGGCTGTTTGACATGACTGGAGTAAGACTGGCACGACTACCACGCAGCAACAGACAG GGTCATCGACGCATGGTGTGCTGCTCGGTGTGGAACGAGGAGAATGCGTCATGTAACCTGTTCACCTGTGGCTTCGACCGGCAAGCCATCGGATGGAACATAAACATCCCAGCTCTGCTGCAGGAGAAGTGA